In Ovis canadensis isolate MfBH-ARS-UI-01 breed Bighorn chromosome 11, ARS-UI_OviCan_v2, whole genome shotgun sequence, the DNA window ATTTAGTAAGGTGAACGACTTCAGATTTCATTATTGACTTGGATATTTGAGgtaaattttcctttttgtttatatAGTGCTGACTTTTTTTGTTTGGAATTAAACAGATTGGTAACCTAATTTGTGGCCTCCTGACTTTTAAGGAAACGTGTGCAGCCATTACACACAGCCTAAAGCTGTCAAGAGATTGACTCAACATTGCCTTCCtaccttaaaattaaaaacctacAAAAGTTGGTgtaaatttatttgtatatgttATTTACCTTCAGGTCTAAATGGTAAACAGAACCCAAATTTATATAAAGACTTTTCAGGTGaaaagacttgattttttttttttttttttttttgggaagGATTGTTTACCAAACACAATTCTAATCTCTTCTCTTATGTATTTTTGTGCACTAGGCGCAGTTGTGTAGCAGTTGAGTAATGCTGGTTAGCTGTTAAGGTGGCGTGTTGCAGTGCAGAGTGCTTGGCTGTTTCCTGTTTTCTCCTGATTGCTCCTGTGTAAAGATGCCTTGTCGTGCAGAAACAAATGGCTGTCCAGTTTATTAAAATGCCTGACAACTGCACTTCCAGTCACCCGGGCCTTGCATATAAATAATGGAGCATACAGTGAGCACATCTAGCGATGATaaatacacctttttttttttttcttcctcttccccccaAAATGGTAAATCTGATCATCTTCATGTACGAacttaaaatatggaaaatgttAAGGAAGCAAACAAATGGTTTGTAATTTTGTAAGTACTTATAACATGGTGTATCTTTTTGCTCATGAATATTCTGTACGATAGCCACTGTTTCTGTAGTTTAATTAAAACGTTTTCTTGGTGTTAGCTTTTCTCAGAATATGTGTTgatcttttttcccctcatttattTGAAAGACCTGTGCAATTATCTTGTGAATgttactgactgtatagaatgAAAGTGAATGTTTGGTAGTtgattccaccccccccccccccaagttaAAAAGTGGAAATGCCAGGTCAGCACCTACTCTCCTCAATGCTCTAAGGTAGCACTTTGTTAAAAGTTGAATAACCCCCTTCTTATAACCTAATTTATGCCCTATTTTAATAATTTAGGAACAATCCGGgtcctttttattatagttaCAATTTTTTGTCTTAATGGTTATGTGACCCATCAGTCTAAAGCCAGCAGATCTGACCATCTTCAAACCCACTGTACTCAAGAAGCTGAAGTGGTCTGAGTCACATAGTTGGCTTGCCAGGTTTCTGAGCAGTATTGACATTGTCCCGAAACAGTTTTTAGGTGTAATTCAGATTGTCCTTTGCAAAGGAGATGACCAGCATTTCAACAGTATGTCTTCCTGGAAGGGCAGATTCTGCTATATCTTCTTTGTCTGCACCAAAATACTCCAGAGGAATATGGACACATTTCATGTCCCACTTGTAGAGCAAAGCTTCAAGTGACCAGTcagcactgaaaaaaaataaattacttataaAAAACCAAGCTTTTCTTGTTTTACTTTAGATATGTTCTCATTTTATCCTTAAGTTAGACACTGAATGAGTAGTAAGGCTTGCATTAACTTTAATAAAACTAGGAGTAAACCAGGATTCAGGCTTACCTTCTTACCTGGTAAGTAGACCACAATTTCACTTTGGGGTTCTTCTGCATCAAAAAGTAAACTGTAGTTAGAATGTCCTCAAAGTCTGGGAAGAAAAGACTTCTTAATAGACTTAATTTCATTGTATCTGTGGTTAAATTgacttgagaagaaaaaaagatttaccTTCTGGTTCAAAGAATACATCAGATGCAAGAATAATGTCTTGTGGTGGTAGAGCCAGAAGATCTCGAGATACATGACCCCAGGTGAGTCCTACAACATGGACTTGAGGCAGATTATTCATTTGGCAGCTTTGCCGACAGATTTCTAGGCAGTGAGGCAACTCTGAACTGTCTGACAGTGTAACTTCAGCACCACATTTTGCAGCCACAATTCCTGGAAGGCTCACTCCAGCACCAATCTAAGAAGTTTAAAGGTTTTGCTTAGAACTGCAACAAGTTGTGGATCTTGGCAAATGATTTCTCATTTCATGCTTGCATTGGCCTTTTAAGTACAGGGTCTGTGTGAAAATTTGAATTTTCCATGTCTATAAAACATTCAACACTGCTTTACTTCCTTTAAACTTATCACAGTTCTAACTGGGTCAAAAGAGTTGGTCTATTTCACCATTTTAAAGGGCCCTCAACTGCAATTACAGGTTTGAACTGGGAGGTTCTTGAGTCGGGATGTGGGAACAACCACCTGTTTTACGTGGATTTTGAGTTTTGTGGAGGGTGGGTGCTCCAATCACTGAGCTGTTTGAGGATCAACCATTTCCAAATGGGACCATATCTTGAGCAGTTCCATTGCTTAGGATGTCCAGGGCATTATAGCACTAGTGACCTTCAGTCACTTTAGTTCTCATGATCTATAAGGAGCTCCTAATTATACCAGGTCTCTAGAAGCTCAGTGGGTGACTTGAATGTACAACCAGCCATTAAGTTACTACCAATTTTAAGTAACATGGCTAAAGTCTTGACAGGTCTACAGCATGACTTTACTTGGGATTTTTCCAGTTGGGTCTTTAGAGCAGCAAAGAACTTAAACATACTTTGCATAATACCAAGAAGTCCCTTCATAAACATTACTATTGCTATGGATTGAAACACTTCCTGTTCAAGGATCAGCACTCAGATTCCCAACCTTTTTTGAGTAGCTAAAAACCGTCACTACTTTGAGCCCGAATTATGCACCAAATGCCTTCATTTCATTTACATGCTTTTGCAAAAGATATGTGTCCTTAAGCTTCTGATTTGTCTTCAGCCTTTGGGTTTAAGCATAGTACCATTTCTGCAAATGACTTAAGTTTACTTCTGTAACCCTTCAGCAGTCTTAAGCCAGGTGGAGTAGTGAGAAAGCACtggatacattttaaaactaatcTCAAGATTTCCAAAGATGAAAGCAGTTTTTCAAGAAAGGCTGCAGTGGTATAGTAGAGCCTGGATGACCCTGTTGGGACACCCTAGAAAGATGGCCTCAAAGACTGCTTCCACGCCAAGATTCCTTAAGATTAGTCAATGGTTTTCACTTacactttaaaaagtgtttttaactCACCTGCCATGGAGACTGGCCACACCATCCCTGACTTAAAAATATCTAACAAAACACAATAAGCAGCATACAGACTTATCTAGGATTTTTGCAAACCTCAAGGGCACTTTTACCTCTAAGACAGCCTTGCCTGGCAGAGATCCTCTGTGAAACCACAAGTACTGGGCCAGGACCACAGCACAGGGCCAAACATACATTCCATATTGAAGATGCAGGACCTGAAAAGAAATTTTTTGTATCccataaacaacaacataaacaaCATGCTGGAAGTCAGAATATTTATACAATTACTGAGTGCCTGGCACTGGCATCCATTACAAAAATGACAATTCTTTGTTCTCTAGTTTACCTCCTATGGGTgggtaagtgaagtgaaagtcgctcagtcatttctgactctgcgacccctggactatagtccatggaattgtccaggccagaatactggagtgggtagcctttcccttctccaggggatcttcccaacacaggcctcccacattgtaggcagattttttaccagctgagccacaagggaagcccaagaatattggagtgggtagcctatcccttctccagtggatcttcccgacccaggaattgaaccagggtctccactgaagcgacttagcagcagcagcaactcctgcattgcaggtggattcttttaacaactgagccatcagagaagctccTTGCGTGGGGGAGAGGGAATATAAAACTATAATACAATGTGATAagcacttcttttcctttttgtgatAAGCATTCTTTTACTCAACTAGAATTTATCCAGGGCCTGAGTGGCTTGTGGCTTAGTGGCTATTTTAGGCTAAGGATGTAACTCAtggaatatgtgtgtatatatatatatatgtatgtatgtgtgtgtgtgtgtgtgtgtgtgtgtatcttactGTGGAGAGACAACAAGCAAATATTTTCAGTAACAATGCTACCAGCACAGTG includes these proteins:
- the METTL23 gene encoding histone-arginine methyltransferase METTL23 isoform X3 gives rise to the protein MRGAPYWRCASRRSCIFNMECMFGPVLWSWPSTCGFTEDLCQIGAGVSLPGIVAAKCGAEVTLSDSSELPHCLEICRQSCQMNNLPQVHVVGLTWGHVSRDLLALPPQDIILASDVFFEPEDFEDILTTVYFLMQKNPKVKLWSTYQVRSADWSLEALLYKWDMKCVHIPLEYFGADKEDIAESALPGRHTVEMLVISFAKDNLNYT
- the METTL23 gene encoding histone-arginine methyltransferase METTL23 isoform X1, whose amino-acid sequence is MYVWPCAVVLAQYLWFHRGSLPGKAVLEIGAGVSLPGIVAAKCGAEVTLSDSSELPHCLEICRQSCQMNNLPQVHVVGLTWGHVSRDLLALPPQDIILASDVFFEPEDFEDILTTVYFLMQKNPKVKLWSTYQVRSADWSLEALLYKWDMKCVHIPLEYFGADKEDIAESALPGRHTVEMLVISFAKDNLNYT
- the METTL23 gene encoding histone-arginine methyltransferase METTL23 isoform X2, whose product is MNNLPQVHVVGLTWGHVSRDLLALPPQDIILASDVFFEPEDFEDILTTVYFLMQKNPKVKLWSTYQVRSADWSLEALLYKWDMKCVHIPLEYFGADKEDIAESALPGRHTVEMLVISFAKDNLNYT